In Ruminiclostridium papyrosolvens DSM 2782, the following proteins share a genomic window:
- a CDS encoding ABC-F family ATP-binding cassette domain-containing protein translates to MNILSAEGISKSYSEKILFNDISLGIGEGDKIGLIGVNGTGKSTLLKAIAGIETVDTGNIIKSNKVRVGYLEQSPAFEPGTTVLQQVFNGHSPVMVLLREYEDILLKSSQKPADEKLEKRLLDLMHQMDTMNAWTLESEAKTILTRLGIDSFEADVATLSGGQRKRIAMAGALINPTELLILDEPTNHIDNDTVDWLEKYLNTRKGALLMVTHDRYFLDRVANRIIELDNGKLYSYQANYSRFLEMKAEREELEQASERKRQNLFRNELEWIRRGAQARSTKQKARIERFEKLKDADAPKQDENIEIQVGAARLGRKIIELENIKKSYDDKTLINDFSYVLLRDDRIGIIGPNGIGKSTLLKVLSGQIAPDSGKVEIGETVKTGFFTQENTDMDQNLRVIEYIRTVAEHIETANGSLSASQMLERFLFPPSVQWTPISKLSGGEKRRLYLLSILMGAPNILLLDEPTNDLDIQTLTILEAYLDEFPGAVITVSHDRYFLDRMANRIFSFEGNGEITKYAGNYSDYREYAAGREKQDGTERAADPDKNSNSSQNKTEWQKNKEKPLKFTFKEQKEFDEIDDVIAALESDIENVKKDIDKSATDFSKLQELLLKQQELEKELDLKMERWTYLNELAEKIENSKKK, encoded by the coding sequence TTGAATATTTTATCCGCTGAAGGTATTTCAAAAAGCTATAGTGAAAAAATATTATTTAATGATATATCGTTGGGTATAGGCGAGGGAGATAAAATCGGGCTTATAGGCGTCAACGGAACAGGTAAAAGCACTCTTTTAAAGGCAATTGCAGGTATTGAGACTGTTGACACAGGAAATATAATTAAGTCCAATAAAGTAAGAGTAGGCTATCTTGAACAAAGTCCTGCTTTTGAGCCGGGAACAACAGTGCTTCAACAGGTATTTAACGGACATTCCCCTGTTATGGTACTGCTGAGGGAATATGAAGATATACTTTTAAAAAGCAGTCAGAAGCCCGCAGATGAAAAACTTGAAAAAAGACTTCTGGATTTAATGCACCAAATGGATACTATGAACGCCTGGACCTTGGAAAGTGAAGCTAAAACAATACTTACAAGACTGGGAATTGATAGTTTTGAGGCAGATGTAGCAACTTTGTCGGGGGGACAGAGAAAGCGAATTGCAATGGCGGGGGCATTAATTAATCCCACTGAGCTGCTTATACTGGACGAGCCTACTAACCATATTGACAATGATACTGTTGACTGGCTTGAAAAGTATCTGAATACCAGAAAAGGTGCTCTTTTGATGGTTACACATGACAGATACTTTCTGGACAGAGTTGCAAACAGAATTATAGAACTGGACAACGGGAAGCTTTACAGTTATCAGGCTAACTACAGCCGATTCCTTGAAATGAAGGCGGAACGTGAAGAGCTGGAACAGGCTTCTGAAAGAAAAAGGCAGAACCTTTTCCGGAATGAATTGGAATGGATAAGAAGAGGCGCACAGGCACGTTCTACCAAGCAAAAAGCCAGAATCGAAAGGTTTGAAAAGCTCAAAGATGCAGATGCACCCAAACAGGATGAAAATATCGAAATTCAGGTGGGAGCTGCGAGACTTGGAAGAAAGATAATTGAACTTGAAAATATAAAAAAATCCTATGATGATAAGACATTAATCAACGATTTCAGTTATGTACTGCTAAGAGATGACAGAATAGGAATCATAGGGCCTAACGGAATCGGGAAATCAACACTTTTAAAGGTACTTTCAGGCCAGATTGCACCTGATTCGGGAAAGGTAGAAATAGGCGAGACGGTAAAGACAGGATTTTTTACTCAGGAAAATACGGATATGGATCAAAACTTAAGGGTTATTGAATATATCAGAACAGTGGCAGAACACATAGAAACTGCAAACGGAAGCCTTAGTGCTTCACAAATGCTGGAGAGATTTTTGTTTCCACCGAGTGTTCAGTGGACGCCTATCTCAAAGCTTTCAGGCGGAGAGAAAAGAAGACTGTATCTTCTTAGCATACTTATGGGTGCTCCAAACATATTATTACTTGACGAACCTACAAATGATTTGGATATTCAGACACTTACAATTTTGGAAGCTTATTTGGACGAATTTCCGGGAGCGGTTATAACCGTGTCCCATGACAGATACTTTCTGGACAGAATGGCCAACAGGATATTTTCCTTTGAAGGTAATGGAGAAATTACCAAGTATGCCGGAAACTACTCGGATTACAGAGAGTATGCAGCAGGACGGGAAAAACAGGATGGTACAGAAAGGGCAGCAGACCCGGATAAAAATAGTAACAGTTCACAAAATAAGACAGAGTGGCAAAAGAATAAGGAAAAACCTCTCAAATTCACTTTTAAAGAGCAAAAGGAATTTGATGAAATAGACGATGTGATAGCTGCTCTGGAGTCCGACATAGAAAATGTAAAAAAGGATATTGATAAATCCGCAACGGATTTTTCAAAGCTTCAGGAGCTTCTTCTAAAACAGCAGGAGCTTGAAAAGGAACTGGACTTGAAAATGGAACGGTGGACTTATCTGAACGAACTGGCTGAAAAGATAGAAAACAGCAAGAAAAAATAA
- a CDS encoding DEAD/DEAH box helicase — MEQLFEGMELDKTLVEALKKESITVPTDIQQKAIPEELKNRDVILHSSTGTGKTLAYLLPLFMKLSVDKKEMQALILVPTHELAIQVERQIELLSQNSEIKATSTPIIGDVNIMRQMDKLKLKPHIIVGTAGRILELIQKKKISAHTIKTIIIDEADRLLDDYNLDSIKAVIKTTLKERQIVMCSATISKKTVERAMPLMKEPLIIESKSDMGVPDAIEHLYFVAEQREKIDVLRKLVRMINPKKAIAFFANSEDIFVSEEKLRYHKLKAGGIHGSHIKSDRKKTMDDFKNGKLQLLIASDIAARGLDIEDVTHIFNVNIPERSMDYLHRVGRTGRNGKPGVAISIVTEKEIEFMKKFEKELKIKIIPKSMSNGKIVEYKKERSKRPAERSKYGSPAGAGAVKSKTGNFKQNRTDDRKKTFGDKKKSDSGFKVFRRPKN, encoded by the coding sequence ATGGAGCAGTTATTTGAGGGCATGGAGCTGGACAAGACCCTTGTGGAGGCATTAAAAAAGGAAAGTATAACAGTACCTACCGATATACAGCAAAAGGCTATACCCGAGGAACTGAAGAACAGAGATGTAATTCTTCATTCTTCTACGGGAACGGGAAAAACACTGGCATATCTGCTGCCTCTTTTCATGAAACTCTCTGTTGACAAAAAGGAAATGCAGGCACTTATACTGGTGCCTACCCACGAACTGGCAATACAAGTTGAAAGGCAGATAGAATTACTTTCACAAAATTCTGAAATTAAGGCCACATCTACTCCTATTATCGGCGATGTAAATATTATGAGGCAGATGGATAAGCTAAAGCTTAAACCCCACATAATAGTAGGAACAGCCGGAAGAATACTGGAATTGATTCAAAAAAAGAAGATTTCAGCACATACCATTAAAACAATTATTATAGATGAGGCAGACCGACTTCTGGATGATTATAATTTAGATTCCATAAAGGCTGTTATTAAGACAACTCTGAAGGAAAGGCAGATAGTAATGTGTTCCGCAACTATCTCTAAAAAGACAGTTGAGCGTGCCATGCCTTTAATGAAGGAACCTCTTATTATAGAGAGTAAATCGGACATGGGTGTTCCGGATGCTATTGAACACCTGTATTTTGTGGCTGAGCAAAGAGAAAAAATTGATGTTTTGAGAAAGCTTGTAAGAATGATAAATCCCAAGAAAGCGATTGCCTTCTTTGCAAACAGCGAGGATATTTTTGTTTCGGAAGAAAAGCTCAGATATCACAAGCTGAAAGCGGGAGGTATTCATGGTTCACACATAAAATCCGACAGGAAGAAAACCATGGACGATTTCAAAAATGGTAAGCTTCAGCTTCTAATTGCCTCTGATATTGCAGCCAGAGGGCTTGATATAGAAGATGTAACCCATATTTTTAATGTTAATATCCCTGAAAGGTCAATGGACTATCTTCACAGAGTAGGCAGAACAGGCAGAAACGGGAAACCGGGTGTGGCAATATCCATTGTAACCGAAAAAGAAATAGAGTTCATGAAAAAGTTTGAAAAGGAACTGAAAATTAAGATAATTCCAAAATCCATGTCCAATGGAAAGATTGTTGAATATAAAAAGGAAAGAAGCAAGAGGCCTGCAGAAAGGTCTAAATACGGAAGTCCGGCAGGTGCAGGAGCCGTAAAAAGTAAAACCGGTAATTTTAAGCAAAATAGGACGGATGACAGAAAAAAGACTTTTGGAGACAAAAAAAAGTCAGACAGTGGATTTAAAGTATTCCGTAGACCAAAAAATTAG